A stretch of DNA from Halanaerobium saccharolyticum subsp. saccharolyticum DSM 6643:
AATAAAGCAGATATAATATTTAATAATCCTCAAAATGAAAGAACAAAGGAATTTTTAAATAAAGTATTATAACTCTAATTTTAAAATTTAATTATAATTTTGGCTGATATATTGGATTTGAAAAATTAATAATTAAAATCTAGAATAACACAATAGGAGGAAATAATAATGAAAAAGGTAGATGCTCGTGGACGTTCTTGTCCTGAACCTGTTGTAATGACAAAAGAAGCATTAGAAAATAGTCAAGAAGATTTAGAGATACTTGTTGGAGAAGAAGTTGCAAAAGAAAATGTGAGCCGTTTTGTCAGAAAATCAGGAGCTGAAGTTGAAGAAAGTGAAATTGAAGATGGCTATAAGCTGATTGTAACAAGATAATAAAAATATTTGATGTGTTAGAGGGTTGGAGGATTAAAAATGCTAATCGATATTCATATGCATGAAAGTAGATATTCTTCTGATAGTTATGTTTCTTTAGAAGAAATAGTTGCTAAAGCAAAGTCTATAGGTTTAGACGGAATCTGTATAACTGATCATGAGAGTAATCAAATTAAAGCTGAAGCAACTAAGTTATCCGTTCAAGAAGATTTTCCAATTATAGTGGGTGCAGAAGTTTTGACTCAAGCAGGTGATATTCTTGTTTTTGGATTGAATGACTTACCTAAAGAGAAGATTCCAGCTCAGGATTTAATTGATTCAGTTAATAGAGCTGGAGGGGTTGCTATTGCTGCCCATCCTTTTAGAGATAATGGAAGAGGAATTGGTGAAGAAATAAGAAAATTAACTGGTTTAGCTGGAATAGAAACTTTTAATGGCAGTACTAAACCCGATCATAACTTTCAAGCTTACAGTTTGGCCTTAGAATTAGAGCTACCCTGCTTAGGTGGTAGCGATACTCATGTAATTGAGAGAGTAGGTAAATTTGTTACTTCTTTTCCTGACTGGGTTAGTACTACTAAAGATTTAATTAAAGCAGTAAAAAATGGTAAAGTTAAACCGGTTAAATATAATCATAAAGATAGATCAAATCGTGAGATCAGCTAAGATTGAGGTGAGATAAGATGAAAAAGATACTTCATATTTTAGCTCAAAGGCCTGAAAAAACAGGCAGCGGTATTTTCTTGCAGAATATAGTCAAAATAGCAGCTAAAAATGGATATGAACAAGCAGTTATTAGTGGAGTTCCGGCTAATTTAGAAGAAGTTGATCTTGGAGCTATAGATAAACAGAAGTTTTATCCAGTTAAATTTGGGACAGACAAAATTCCTTTTCCGGTAGTTGGAATGAGTAATGTTATGCCATATCGGAGTGAAAAGTATAAAAATTTAACAGTTGAGATGCTTAAAAAATGGAAAACGGCTTTCAAAGAACAGATAATTAAAGCAGTAGAAGAGTTTAAGCCAGATGTGATTCTAGTCCATCATCTTTGGATCTTGACTTCTTTGCTTTCGGATTTAGTGACTGAGATTCCGATTAAAGCTATCTGTCATGGAACTGGATTAAGACAGTTAAACCAAGCCGAAAAATTTGCTGATTATGTTATTGCAGGTTGTAAAAAGGTTGATACAATTTTTGCACTCCATAGCGATCAGAAGCAAAAAATAAGTCGTCTTTATGATATTAATTCTGATAGGATTACAGTCGTTGGCAGTGGTTATGATTCTGATATCTTTTATCCTTCAGATAACAGTCAGATTGTAAAGCCAATACAGATTGTTTATGCCGGTAAGCTAAGCTATGCTAAAGGACTTAAATCGCTAATTTATGTCTGCAGCAACCTTAGTTCTGAATTTGATTTAGAACTTAAACTTGTAGGTGGGGGTAGTGGAGAAGAGGCAGAATGTATAAAAGAGTTAGCAATGGCAGCCGACTGTTCGATTGAAATGCCGGGCCTTGTTTCTCAAGCTCAATTAGGGAAGATTTTTAGGAAATCTGATATTTTTTGTTTACCTTCTTTTTACGAAGGACTGCCGCTAGTATTAATTGAAGCTTTAGCTTCTGGCTTGCAAGTAGTAACTACTGATCTAGAAGGAGTTAAAAGCTGGCTGGGAGATCAGATAAATAAGACTGGAGCTGTCGAATATGTAGAACTTCCTGAATTAAAAAAATCACATATTCCAGTTGAATCCGAACTGCCTGATTTTGAAAACCGCTTAAAGACTGGAATTGAAAGCCAGATTGATAGACTAAGAAGTGGAAATGATTTGAATGGGCCAAAGTTTAGAGAAAAAGTTGAAAGATGGTCCTGGGCTGAGGTATTTAAAAAAATGGAAGATTACTTTTAAAAATATTAAAATTCGAGAAATTATTCAAATATTATTTGGACTTATTTATGAAAAGCAAAAAACACTAAACTAGAAAATTGGAGGAAAATAATTTATGCAGAGTATAGAAGAAATTTTTGATGTTTTAGATGGAGAGTTAGAAGGACATGGTCCCATTGCAATGAAAAATATGGTAGAAAATGAAGGAAAAAATGTTGTAGGTACCTATTGTGTTTTCACACCTTATGAGGTGATAAGGGCTGCTGATGCAGTTCCGGTAACCCTCTGCAGTACCAGCAATGATACTATTGACGAAGCAGAAAAAGATTTGCCCAGAAATTTATGTCCGCTGATCAAATCAAGTTATGGCTTTGCAATTACCGATAAATGCCCCTATTTCCATTTTGCAGATATTATTGTTGGTGAAACAACCTGTGATGGTAAGAAAAAAATGTACGAATACTTAGATGAAGTGACACCTGTGCATGTTATGCAGCTGCCTCAATCAGCTGAGCGGGAAGCTGATTTTGATTTTTGGAAAAATGAAGTAGTCTTATTAAAAGAACGATTAGAAGAAAAATTTGAGACAGAAATTACTGAAGAGCGTTTAGAAAAAGAAATAAAAATCAAAAATGAGGAAAGAAATACCTTAAAAGAATTTTATGAACTGGCAAAATTGAATCCTGCTCCGATTTATGGAACTGAAATTTTTAAAGTTTTAAATAGATCTAACTATACCTTTGATAAAGAAATTGCAAATAAGAGGACAAAAGCAATTACTGAAAAAGTTTTAGCTAAGTATAATCAGGGAGAAAAAAGAATCAGCGAAAATGCACCGAGAATTTTAGTTACTGGCTGCCCAATGGGTGCTGCTACACTAAAAGTTATTGAAGCAATTGAAAATAATGGCGGTTCAGTAGTTTGTTTGGAAAACTGTACTGGCTTAAAACCTAATGAAGAGACTGTAGATCAGGACAAAAGTCCAATCGATGCAATTGCAGAAAAATATTTAAATACTCCTTGTTCCTGTATGAGTCCTAATGATAACAGGGTGGAGCTAATAAACAGATTGGTAGAAGAGTACCAGGTTGATGGAGTTGTAGACATGATTTTGCAGGCCTGCCATACTTATAATGTTGAGACAAAAAGAATTAAAGACGAGCTGAAAGAATCTAATACTCCTTATATCAATATTGAAACCGATTATTCGGAATCAGATAAGGGTCAATTAGGAACTCGCTTAACTGCATTTTTAGAAATGCTGTAAAGGAGCTACAAAATGTATTATATTGGTATTGATATTGGTTCAGTTGGCTGTAAAGGAGTTCTTTTTAAAGATCAGATTGTAGATAAAAAACTATTACCTACAGGCTGGAATCCTCAAAGAAGTGGAGAACAGACGCTTAATTATTTATTAGAGGCTAATGACTTAAAAGCCAAAGATATAGAGGGAGTAGTAGCCACTGGTTATGGTCGGGTTTCGCAGCAGTTTGCTGATAAAACAGTAACAGAAATAACCTGTCATGGTAAGGGTGGTTATTATCTTAATAATAAGATTAGAACGATCATTGATATAGGAGGTCAGGACAGCAAAGTAATATCTTTAAATGATGAGGGTAAGGTTATTGATTTCGTGATGAATGATAAATGTGCTGCTGGAACAGGAAAATTTTTGGAGATGACAATTAATTCTCTAGAAGAACAAATTGATAACCTGGATAATTTAGTTAAAGATGATAAAAAAGCTGAGATTAGCAGTATGTGTGCTGTTTTTGCAGAGTCAGAAATAATTTCTCTCTTAGCTGATGGAGTTAGCAAAAGCGAAATAGCTGGGGGTATTATTGATTCGATTATCAATAGAATTAACATTTTGCTGAGCAAGATAACTTTCCAGAAAGATGTTCTTTTCACTGGTGGTTTGGCCCAAAGTGAAGTTATTAGAAATCAGCTGAGCAAAAAGCTGCAAACAGAAGTTTTTAGTTATTCAGATTCTCAATTTGCTGGTGCTATTGGGGCAGCTTTAATCTCGAAGAACATCGATTAAATAAGATACTGAAAATCTAGAAAAATAAATTTTTAATTTATAATTATTTTTAGTTTTACGACATTAAATTTATCATAAAGGAGCAAAAATTTTGAAAGAGTATAATATACTATTTACTTTTTATTCGACTCATCTGGCTTTAGCATTTGAACGAGAGTTAAAAAGTAGTGAAATAAATTTAAAAATAACTCCAGTGCCCAGGCAGATTAGTTCTTCCTGTGGTTTATCAGGAAGAATTAGTGGACAAGATTTAGAAAAAGTTAAAAAAGTTTGTAGTGATAATCAAATAGAATATGAGGATATATACCAAATTAAGGGAGAAAACTTCAAAAAGATTTCTGAATAAATAATTTAAGTGGGAGCTGTTTTTAATGAAAAAATCAATATTTGTTTTTGCTTGTGTATTTCTAACATTGTTTTTAATATCAGGTACTATTTTAGCGGAAGCTCAAATTGGTGAAATAGTTGAATCTGATGATATGATATTAATTGATTCTAGATCTCCATATTCCTATAATGGTTGGGCGATTGATGGAAAAGCAGGAGGACATATTCCTGGAGCTGTTTTGTTTTCTTCAAAGTGGCTCAAAAATTTAGAAACTAATCAGGCAATTAAGGATGAACTCAAAAGATTTGAGATAGCTCAAGATAAAGAGCTTTATGTTTACGGAGATAATTCAGAAGTATTAGTAAATAAATTAAATGAATTAGGTTACAACTCTTCCCAAATCGAAGTTGATCTGAAAGAATATAATGACTTAGCTAAAATGGAAAATTTTGAAATGCTTGTCCCACCAAGTTGGTTAAACGAAAAAATTAAAGCTGATCAGGTTTTTGTCTTAGAAGCTTCCTGGGGAGATGAAGCTGAATATCTGAAAGGACATATATCTGGGAGTATACATATCAATACTGATGCAATCGAAGAAGGTCCGATCTGGAATAGAAAAAGTGATAGAGAAATTATTAAAGCACTTGGTCAACACGGGATAAATAAAGAACAGACAGTAGTTGTTTATAGTGTAGCAGATACCACACCTGCAGCTCGTCTTGCTTCAATTTTAAAATATGCTGGTGTTGACGATGTTAGAATCTTAGATGGTAACCTTACAGCCTGGAAGGCTGCCGGTTATGAACTAAAAACAAAAAAAGTTGAAGTCGAGCCAGTAGAGTTTGGGGCTAAAAAAGCAGAAAACCCAGAATATATTATTGACTTAAAAAAAGCAAAAGAAGTTTATAACAATCAAAATGCAGATTTTATAGATGTTAGAAGCCCAGAAGAATTTAGGGGTGAAACAACAGGTTATGATTATATTCCAAAAGCCGGCAGAATTAAAGGTGCAATTTATGGTTATGGTGGTAAAAATGCTTATGATATGAGTGACTACCGCAATCCTGATAATACAATGGTTAGTTATACCTTTATGGAGTCCAGATGGTTGGACCAGGAAATAAAGCCAGAAAATCATAATAATTTTTATTGTGGAACCGGTTGGAGAGCTTCGGAAGTTTGGTTTTATGCTTTAGCCTTAGGTTGGGATAATGTTTCAGTCTATGATGGAGGCTGGTTTGAATGGAGCGAAAATAAGCAGCCAGTTATTAAAGAGTAGTCAAAATGAAATCTAATATAAAACGAATATTGTTTTTTATAGCATATATTTGCGTAGCAGCTAGTTTAATTTTAACTAAGCTGGCTGCTAATTATCAGGGAGTAAACCGCAGTTTGGTAACCAGAAGTTATAGATTGGAAAAGACACTTTTCAGTAATTTTAATTTGAAACTACTGCAAATTTTATTGGTTTTAACTTTTATATTTCTTGTTTATAAATTACTTCAAACTAAAAATTTACTTAGCTATATTAGTTCTTTCTTCTGGAATGTTTTGCTTTTATATCTTTTATTTAAATATCACCAGATCAATATTTTAGGCCTGCCCTATCTTACACTGACGATGTTTTTAGTTTTTTTGCTCCACTTTATTTATTCTTTTAGACAAAATTAAGATCTAAAAATAGTTAGACAAAATTGAAATTAAATCTTATCACTGATAAAATCAATAAAGTAGTCATATAATCTTAGAATAGAGGGATGTTAGGATGATAAACAAATTAAAATCAATCATTTTTGGCCCAG
This window harbors:
- a CDS encoding sulfurtransferase; protein product: MKKSIFVFACVFLTLFLISGTILAEAQIGEIVESDDMILIDSRSPYSYNGWAIDGKAGGHIPGAVLFSSKWLKNLETNQAIKDELKRFEIAQDKELYVYGDNSEVLVNKLNELGYNSSQIEVDLKEYNDLAKMENFEMLVPPSWLNEKIKADQVFVLEASWGDEAEYLKGHISGSIHINTDAIEEGPIWNRKSDREIIKALGQHGINKEQTVVVYSVADTTPAARLASILKYAGVDDVRILDGNLTAWKAAGYELKTKKVEVEPVEFGAKKAENPEYIIDLKKAKEVYNNQNADFIDVRSPEEFRGETTGYDYIPKAGRIKGAIYGYGGKNAYDMSDYRNPDNTMVSYTFMESRWLDQEIKPENHNNFYCGTGWRASEVWFYALALGWDNVSVYDGGWFEWSENKQPVIKE
- a CDS encoding glycosyltransferase family 4 protein, which codes for MKKILHILAQRPEKTGSGIFLQNIVKIAAKNGYEQAVISGVPANLEEVDLGAIDKQKFYPVKFGTDKIPFPVVGMSNVMPYRSEKYKNLTVEMLKKWKTAFKEQIIKAVEEFKPDVILVHHLWILTSLLSDLVTEIPIKAICHGTGLRQLNQAEKFADYVIAGCKKVDTIFALHSDQKQKISRLYDINSDRITVVGSGYDSDIFYPSDNSQIVKPIQIVYAGKLSYAKGLKSLIYVCSNLSSEFDLELKLVGGGSGEEAECIKELAMAADCSIEMPGLVSQAQLGKIFRKSDIFCLPSFYEGLPLVLIEALASGLQVVTTDLEGVKSWLGDQINKTGAVEYVELPELKKSHIPVESELPDFENRLKTGIESQIDRLRSGNDLNGPKFREKVERWSWAEVFKKMEDYF
- a CDS encoding acyl-CoA dehydratase activase; protein product: MYYIGIDIGSVGCKGVLFKDQIVDKKLLPTGWNPQRSGEQTLNYLLEANDLKAKDIEGVVATGYGRVSQQFADKTVTEITCHGKGGYYLNNKIRTIIDIGGQDSKVISLNDEGKVIDFVMNDKCAAGTGKFLEMTINSLEEQIDNLDNLVKDDKKAEISSMCAVFAESEIISLLADGVSKSEIAGGIIDSIINRINILLSKITFQKDVLFTGGLAQSEVIRNQLSKKLQTEVFSYSDSQFAGAIGAALISKNID
- a CDS encoding DUF3343 domain-containing protein yields the protein MKEYNILFTFYSTHLALAFERELKSSEINLKITPVPRQISSSCGLSGRISGQDLEKVKKVCSDNQIEYEDIYQIKGENFKKISE
- a CDS encoding sulfurtransferase TusA family protein, which produces MKKVDARGRSCPEPVVMTKEALENSQEDLEILVGEEVAKENVSRFVRKSGAEVEESEIEDGYKLIVTR
- a CDS encoding PHP domain-containing protein — its product is MLIDIHMHESRYSSDSYVSLEEIVAKAKSIGLDGICITDHESNQIKAEATKLSVQEDFPIIVGAEVLTQAGDILVFGLNDLPKEKIPAQDLIDSVNRAGGVAIAAHPFRDNGRGIGEEIRKLTGLAGIETFNGSTKPDHNFQAYSLALELELPCLGGSDTHVIERVGKFVTSFPDWVSTTKDLIKAVKNGKVKPVKYNHKDRSNREIS
- a CDS encoding double-cubane-cluster-containing anaerobic reductase produces the protein MQSIEEIFDVLDGELEGHGPIAMKNMVENEGKNVVGTYCVFTPYEVIRAADAVPVTLCSTSNDTIDEAEKDLPRNLCPLIKSSYGFAITDKCPYFHFADIIVGETTCDGKKKMYEYLDEVTPVHVMQLPQSAEREADFDFWKNEVVLLKERLEEKFETEITEERLEKEIKIKNEERNTLKEFYELAKLNPAPIYGTEIFKVLNRSNYTFDKEIANKRTKAITEKVLAKYNQGEKRISENAPRILVTGCPMGAATLKVIEAIENNGGSVVCLENCTGLKPNEETVDQDKSPIDAIAEKYLNTPCSCMSPNDNRVELINRLVEEYQVDGVVDMILQACHTYNVETKRIKDELKESNTPYINIETDYSESDKGQLGTRLTAFLEML